From Saccharibacillus brassicae:
GGAACGGTCACCTGAGGCAGGCCGGCCAGCCCCGCGATGCAGGATAGCTGCATCGTCTTGGCCCGGTACGCTTCCGCTTCCGGGCCCCGCAGACCGAGCCGCGGCGCGGGACCCGGCGCGGTCGGCACGACCAGCAGCCCGTCTTCGCCGAGCAGGGAGATCAGCCCGCGGCGCACGCGGCGGCGCAGTTCGGCTTCCGCGCCGGCGTCGGCTGCGCGCAATGTGGATGTCCATGCAAAACGCTCCGCGATGCCCGGGCCGAACGCCGGTCGTTCGCGCTCGATCCACGCCCCGTGCTGCTTCCAAATCTCCAAGGCTTGCAGAATGCGAAAAGCGGCTGACCAGTCGGCCAGCGATTCTCCTTCCGCTGTCAGCGGAACTCCGCTGACGCGGCCTGTCAGGTCTTCGACAGCGTGAAGCTTCTGCCGCAGCAGCGCGCGATCGGACTCTTCCGGCAGCGCCCAAGCTTCGTCCGCGGCAAAAAAGCGGACAAACGGCTGCGCTTCGCCGCTGCGCGCCTCGTTGTCGCCGAGCAGCGCCTGCCCGACCCGGCGCAGGACCGAGACGTCGCGGCTCATCCAGCCGACGGTGTCGAAGCTTGCCGCCAGCGGAATAACGCCTTCCGCGGAGACCGCGCCGTGCGTCGGCCGAAACCCGTACAGGCCGCAGTAGGCCGAAGGAATACGGACCGATCCGCCCGTGTCCGTGCCGACGGCAAAATCGACCCGGCCGGCCGCCGCCGCGACGGCCGAACCGCTTGAAGACCCGCCCGGAATCCGACCCGGCGCGGCCGGATTGACCGGCGTGCCGTAATAGGCATTTTCGCCGTTGAGGCTGTACATCAGTTCGTCGGTCTGCGTCGTGCCTTGAAGCCGGGCGCCCGCGGCGAGCAGCTGTTCAAGCGCCGGAGCTGTCCGCGCGGACGGTTCATGCGTACGCAGCCAATCCGGATTGCCGGCTC
This genomic window contains:
- a CDS encoding amidase, which codes for MSEAGKRLGHQAEEAAKPVSAFNRSEKEHYGAFVDRHVELSPTGSGPLDGLTFAVKDVFDIQGVISGAGNPDWLRTHEPSARTAPALEQLLAAGARLQGTTQTDELMYSLNGENAYYGTPVNPAAPGRIPGGSSSGSAVAAAAGRVDFAVGTDTGGSVRIPSAYCGLYGFRPTHGAVSAEGVIPLAASFDTVGWMSRDVSVLRRVGQALLGDNEARSGEAQPFVRFFAADEAWALPEESDRALLRQKLHAVEDLTGRVSGVPLTAEGESLADWSAAFRILQALEIWKQHGAWIERERPAFGPGIAERFAWTSTLRAADAGAEAELRRRVRRGLISLLGEDGLLVVPTAPGPAPRLGLRGPEAEAYRAKTMQLSCIAGLAGLPQVTVPVLRADGLPIGLSWIGGPGTDLRLLDRVAGIFGGEVRP